A window of Chryseobacterium shandongense genomic DNA:
TCCAAAGTAAAGTGCTTGTTCAGCAGTATATGATTAGTTAAAACTCTGAATCTTGAACATTAAACCTTAAACAAATTTAAAAATGGCAGTATTCGTATACGCAGAAAATATAAACGGAGTTTACAAAAAAGCAGCCTTTGAAGCAGTTTCTTATGCCAAAGCTGTTGCAGATCAGGCTGGAGATACAGTGACTGCAATCTCTATAAACCCAACCGATTCTTCAGATTTATTATACAAATATGGAGCATCCAATGTAATCAACATCAAAGACGAAGGTCTTAAAAATTTCTCGGCAAAAGCTTATGCTCAGGCAGTAAGTGAGGTGGCAAACGGAAATATCATTGTTTTTCCTCATACTACAGATGCTTCATCTGTCGCTCCGATGCTTGCAGTAATGAACGGACATTCTTTAATTACCAACGTATTGGACGCGCCGGAAAGTCTATCACCATTCCAGGTAAAAAGAAGAGCTTTCTCAGGAAAAGGTTTCATGCATGCAAAAGCTGAATCGGCAGGGGTTATTATTACCGTTTCACAAAATGCTTATGGAGTAAAAGAAAATTCGGTTTCCGGAACAGAAGAAGTAAAAAATCTATCGGTTGCCAATGAAGATACGAAAGTAATCTCTCATGAACAAAGCTCAGGAAAACTGGACCTTAAAGAAGCTGAAGTTGTTGTTTCTGCAGGTAGAGGAATGAAAGGTCCGGAAAACTGGGGAATGATTGAAGAGCTGGCAAATGTTTTAGGAGCTGCTACAGCATGTTCCAAGCCGGTTTCGGATATTGGATGGAGACCTCACACAGAACACGTAGGACAAACAGGTAAGGCCATTTCTCCGAATTTATACATTGCTGTAGGGATTTCAGGAGCAATTCAGCACTTGGCCGGAGTAAATTCTTCAAAAACAATTGTAGTAATCAACAGCGATGCGGAAGCACCATTCTACAAGTCTGCTGATTATGGTGTTGTAGGGGATGCTTTCCAGATTATTCCTGCATTAACTGAAAAAATTAAAGCATTAAAAGGATAAAAAAGTGAATTGGCATCCCGTTTTACTCGTCAATTT
This region includes:
- a CDS encoding electron transfer flavoprotein subunit alpha/FixB family protein; the protein is MAVFVYAENINGVYKKAAFEAVSYAKAVADQAGDTVTAISINPTDSSDLLYKYGASNVINIKDEGLKNFSAKAYAQAVSEVANGNIIVFPHTTDASSVAPMLAVMNGHSLITNVLDAPESLSPFQVKRRAFSGKGFMHAKAESAGVIITVSQNAYGVKENSVSGTEEVKNLSVANEDTKVISHEQSSGKLDLKEAEVVVSAGRGMKGPENWGMIEELANVLGAATACSKPVSDIGWRPHTEHVGQTGKAISPNLYIAVGISGAIQHLAGVNSSKTIVVINSDAEAPFYKSADYGVVGDAFQIIPALTEKIKALKG